A genome region from Methylobacterium sp. FF17 includes the following:
- a CDS encoding MOSC domain-containing protein yields the protein MGLTIGAVLTGRLAPLGPQGHPSGIVKWPVSGPVEVGPLGFSGDAQGDRVRHGGPDKAVHHYALDHAPAWRAELSSLPDFVDRPGAFGENLSTRGLTEAEVCIGDVWRAGTALLQVSQGRQPCWRLNARFGVPDMARRVQASGRTGWYYRVLESGRVAAGDALRLVERPHPGWPVTRLVRVFYVDRLDRAALAEIAALPPLAPSWRTLATRRLERDAVEDWTARLDG from the coding sequence ATGGGACTTACGATCGGCGCCGTTCTCACCGGTCGGCTCGCGCCCCTGGGACCGCAGGGGCACCCGAGCGGGATCGTCAAGTGGCCCGTGTCGGGTCCGGTGGAGGTCGGCCCGCTCGGGTTCTCCGGTGACGCGCAGGGGGACCGGGTCCGTCACGGCGGGCCGGACAAGGCCGTCCATCACTACGCGCTCGATCATGCGCCGGCCTGGCGGGCGGAGCTGTCGAGCCTGCCGGATTTCGTCGACCGGCCCGGCGCCTTCGGCGAGAACCTCTCGACGCGCGGCCTCACCGAAGCGGAGGTCTGCATCGGCGACGTCTGGCGGGCCGGGACGGCGCTGCTGCAGGTCAGCCAGGGACGCCAGCCCTGCTGGAGGCTCAATGCCCGGTTCGGCGTGCCCGACATGGCGCGCCGGGTCCAGGCGAGCGGCCGCACCGGCTGGTACTATCGCGTCCTCGAAAGCGGGCGGGTGGCGGCGGGCGATGCCCTGCGGCTGGTCGAACGCCCCCATCCCGGCTGGCCGGTGACGCGGCTGGTGCGTGTCTTCTACGTCGATCGCCTCGACCGTGCGGCCCTGGCGGAGATCGCCGCCCTGCCCCCGCTCGCGCCGTCCTGGCGGACGCTGGCGACGCGCCGGCTCGAGCGGGACGCCGTGGAGGACTGGACGGCCCGCCTCGACGGGTAG
- a CDS encoding polyphosphate kinase 2 family protein produces MSKHHGKHRRGQASGESGLSALQRDVSHRGGGKKAKPHIKAEAEGESGAEVRPLLHRPPSSALWAHAVEGGDTVPVGGPGPRCAPAAEGVVTVRPGTRCDLGAIDADADGGLDKETAKAALVTERARIVALQERLYAEHRRSLLVVFQAIDTGGKDGTIRAVFEGVNPQGCRVWSFKVPSAEESDHDFLWRYHAKAPARGMINVFNRSHYEDVLVVRVKDLVPEPVWRARYGQINDFERMLAASGTTILKFFLHISKDEQRERLEARIANPDKHWKFDPADLVERKSWDAYQGAFADALTECSTPQAPWHVVPANRKWYRNLLIARTIADTLEAMDPRFPEAKADLSGMTVPE; encoded by the coding sequence ATGTCGAAGCACCACGGCAAGCATCGCCGAGGCCAAGCGTCCGGGGAATCAGGCCTTTCCGCATTGCAACGTGATGTTTCGCACCGCGGGGGCGGCAAGAAGGCCAAGCCGCATATCAAGGCTGAAGCCGAAGGGGAATCCGGAGCCGAGGTGCGGCCCCTCCTCCACCGGCCGCCCTCCTCGGCCCTCTGGGCGCACGCGGTCGAGGGCGGCGACACGGTGCCCGTCGGGGGTCCGGGGCCGCGATGCGCCCCCGCCGCCGAGGGCGTCGTCACGGTGCGGCCGGGAACCCGCTGCGATCTCGGGGCGATCGACGCCGACGCCGATGGCGGCCTCGACAAGGAGACGGCCAAGGCGGCCCTCGTCACCGAACGCGCCCGCATCGTCGCCCTGCAGGAGCGACTCTACGCCGAGCACCGGCGCAGCCTCCTCGTGGTGTTCCAGGCCATCGATACCGGCGGCAAGGACGGCACGATCCGGGCGGTGTTCGAGGGCGTGAACCCGCAGGGCTGCCGGGTCTGGTCCTTCAAGGTGCCGAGCGCCGAGGAGAGCGACCACGACTTCCTGTGGCGCTACCACGCCAAGGCCCCGGCGCGCGGCATGATCAACGTGTTCAACCGCAGCCATTACGAGGACGTGCTGGTGGTGCGGGTGAAGGACCTCGTGCCCGAGCCGGTCTGGCGGGCGCGCTACGGCCAGATCAACGATTTCGAGCGGATGCTCGCCGCCTCCGGCACCACGATCCTGAAGTTCTTCCTGCACATCTCCAAGGACGAGCAGCGGGAGCGGCTCGAGGCACGGATCGCGAACCCGGACAAGCACTGGAAGTTCGACCCGGCCGACCTCGTGGAGCGCAAGTCCTGGGACGCCTACCAGGGCGCCTTCGCGGATGCGCTGACCGAATGCTCCACGCCGCAGGCGCCCTGGCACGTGGTGCCGGCCAACCGGAAGTGGTACCGCAACCTCCTCATCGCCCGCACCATCGCCGACACCCTGGAGGCGATGGACCCGCGCTTCCCGGAGGCGAAGGCGGATCTGTCCGGCATGACCGTGCCGGAGTGA
- a CDS encoding histidine phosphatase family protein translates to MNPIYFIRHGQTDWNAEGRLQGQRDIDLNAEGLRQAEAVAARLARVAGSDVAAMDFAASPLVRTRRTMEILRGALDLARGDFRLDARLKEISFGAWEGSTWAEIRRRDPSGALARDRDRWGYRPPGGTGESYAMLVDRVTPAITGLTRPTVIVSHGGVARAILVILGHLGTRDAPRLGIRQGSVLVLDRAGWRWA, encoded by the coding sequence GTGAACCCGATCTACTTCATCCGCCACGGCCAGACCGACTGGAATGCCGAAGGCCGCCTGCAGGGGCAGCGCGACATCGACCTCAACGCCGAAGGGCTGCGGCAGGCCGAGGCCGTGGCCGCGCGCCTCGCGCGCGTCGCCGGCAGCGACGTCGCCGCCATGGATTTCGCCGCGAGCCCCCTCGTCCGGACCCGCCGCACCATGGAGATCCTGCGGGGCGCCCTCGACCTCGCGCGGGGGGATTTCCGGCTCGACGCGCGCCTGAAGGAGATCAGCTTCGGGGCCTGGGAGGGCTCGACCTGGGCCGAGATCCGCCGCCGCGACCCGTCCGGCGCCCTGGCGCGGGACCGCGACCGCTGGGGCTATCGCCCCCCGGGCGGGACCGGCGAGAGCTATGCCATGTTGGTGGACCGGGTGACCCCGGCGATCACCGGCCTGACGCGGCCCACCGTGATCGTCTCGCATGGCGGCGTCGCCCGGGCGATCCTGGTGATCCTCGGCCATCTCGGCACCCGGGACGCACCGCGCCTCGGCATCCGCCAGGGCAGCGTCCTCGTCCTCGACCGGGCGGGCTGGCGCTGGGCCTGA